The sequence below is a genomic window from Cedecea neteri.
GGTCTTTCTTGCCTTTTTGTTATTCCCGCTGCCGCCGCTGAAGCTGCACAAACTGCGTAACTGGATAGCCCTTCCCGTAGGGATCGGTCTTTTCTGGCACGATACCTGGCTGCCCGGCTTCGACAGCATGATGAGCCAGGGTAGCCAGGTCGTGGGCTTCAGTGCGGACTATCTTCTCGACCTGGTGACCCGCTTTATTAACTGGCAAATGATCGGCGCAGCGTTTGTCCTGCTGGTTGCCTGGCTGTTTGTCTCCCAGTGGCTGCGCGTCACGGTGTTTGTCGTGGCTATCCTGGTCTGGCTCAACGTGTTGACGGTGGCCGGCCCGGCTATCTCTTTACTGCCATCCGCATCACAAACAACGGCCTCCGCCAGCGCCAGCGGTACCGCCGGGTCAACGGCCGCCGCCAGTACGGCAGCACCGGTTTCCGGTGATATTCCGGCACAAACGGCACCGCCGACAAGCGACAATATTACCGCCTGGCTGAACAACTTCTACGCCAGCGAAGCCAAACGGCAGACCAAATTCCCGGATGCACTGCCCGCTGACGCACAGCCTTTTGAGCTGCTGATCATCAATATTTGCTCCCTCTCATGGTCCGACATCGAGGCTGTTGGCCTCAGTTCGCACCCGCTGTGGAAACACTTTGATATTCTGTTCAAAAACTTCAACTCGGCGACCTCCTACAGCGGCCCGGCCGCCATCCGCCTGCTCCGCGCGAGCTGCGGGCAGTCGTCCCACAAAGGGCTTTATGAGCCTGCGGGCAACCAATGCTATCTGTTTGATGACTTAGCCCGCCTCGGCTTCAAGCAGCAACTGATGATGGACCACAACGGCGTATTCGGTAACTTCCTGAAAGAAGTGCGTGAAAACGGCGGGATTCAGGTCCCGCTGATGGATCAAAGCGGACTGCCGAGCAATCTGCTGGCATTTGATAATTCGCCAATCTACGACGACACCGCCGTGCTACAGCGCTGGCTGCAGGGTGAGCAAAATGACGGCGCGAACCCGCGCACGGCTACCTTCTACAACCTGGTACCACTGCACGACGGTAACCATTATCCGGGCAACAGCAAAACAGCCGACTATAAGGCGCGGGCGCAGAAGCTGTTCGATGAGCTGGATTCCTTCCTGACCGAGCTTGAGAAGTCGAACCGCAAGGTCATGGTGGTGATTGTGCCGGAGCACGGTGCGGCGTTGAAAGGCGATAAAATGCAGGTTTCCGGGCTGCGTGACATTCCAAGTCCTGACATCACCCACGTACCGGCGGGCGTGAAATTCATCGGCATGAAAGCGCCACACAGCGGCGACGCCATTGAAATCAACCAGCCAAGCAGCTATCTGGCGATTTCAGAACTGGTTTCCCGCTCGGTGGACGGCAAAAACTTTGTCGCCGACCAGGTGGACTGGAACGCACTGACCAGCAACTTGCCGCAAACCGCCCCGGTTTCTGAAAACTCAACGGCGGTGGTGCTGAAGTATCAGGATAAGCCTTATGTTCGCCTGAGCGGCGGCGACTGGGTGCCTTATCCGCAATAATATTTGTGTTTAGACGACCAAAAACCGGTGCCTTGTGTGCCGGTTTTTTTTATGGCGAAAATCGAAAAGACTGTGCAACAGCTGCAATAAGTCTAAATTTTCAGCGAGATGGATTCCTGAAAGAAAAAGACGTCATATCGAAAAGTATCCTCCTCAGATAGAGTTTTTCTCTCAGACGCATTGTACTTAAAGCTGTACAATAACTGTATGTATTTTATACTCAGCAGGAAATTGTCCAATCAGAGAAAACCATGCGCACCATTACATACAGTAAAGCACGGCAGGAGCTGGCAGATACCATGCAAAAGGTCATTGACGATCGGGACCCAATTTTGATTACCCGGCAAAACGGAGGCAACTGCGTGCTGCTGAGTGAAGAGCATTACAACTCACTGGAAGAAACAGCCTATCTTTTACGCTCTCCGGCAAATGCGGCCAGACTGAGTCAGGCAATC
It includes:
- the bcsG gene encoding cellulose biosynthesis protein BcsG, whose protein sequence is MTNHTQTAKSPAHFLQYWRGLGGWNYYFLLKFGLLWTGYLNFHPLANLVFLAFLLFPLPPLKLHKLRNWIALPVGIGLFWHDTWLPGFDSMMSQGSQVVGFSADYLLDLVTRFINWQMIGAAFVLLVAWLFVSQWLRVTVFVVAILVWLNVLTVAGPAISLLPSASQTTASASASGTAGSTAAASTAAPVSGDIPAQTAPPTSDNITAWLNNFYASEAKRQTKFPDALPADAQPFELLIINICSLSWSDIEAVGLSSHPLWKHFDILFKNFNSATSYSGPAAIRLLRASCGQSSHKGLYEPAGNQCYLFDDLARLGFKQQLMMDHNGVFGNFLKEVRENGGIQVPLMDQSGLPSNLLAFDNSPIYDDTAVLQRWLQGEQNDGANPRTATFYNLVPLHDGNHYPGNSKTADYKARAQKLFDELDSFLTELEKSNRKVMVVIVPEHGAALKGDKMQVSGLRDIPSPDITHVPAGVKFIGMKAPHSGDAIEINQPSSYLAISELVSRSVDGKNFVADQVDWNALTSNLPQTAPVSENSTAVVLKYQDKPYVRLSGGDWVPYPQ
- the yefM gene encoding YoeB-YefM toxin-antitoxin system antitoxin YefM, yielding MRTITYSKARQELADTMQKVIDDRDPILITRQNGGNCVLLSEEHYNSLEETAYLLRSPANAARLSQAIEDINNDLYNERDIIE